CTTTAACGGGTTTCTTCTTTCGTGGCCTTACTATTTGAGCCTATTGTTCTTTTTATCTTCCCCAGTATTTGGCAAAAAGTACTTGGCTAGTTTTGGTTTTGGGCTCCTGCTACTTCAGCGACCCGGCATTGAGGGGATTACGAAGTCCGTGCTCGCTTCGATCGTTGTTTTTGCTGTCGTTTCGGAAATTTTTCGTTCGTCGTCCCATCGAATTATTCTGCGTTACTTGCTAAAAAATGTCTTTGTAGAACGGAAAGAATAAAGTGGACCCCGAAAACTGGACAACGCATGAAAATTGCGTCCTAACCACCCTGTAGTAGTTATACCTACGATCATCTGACCGGTTGAATGCGGGTTAAAGTAACCGACAAATGGACCCCACCTGCCACGGTGGGGTGACACAGCCAATAATCGGGCTCTCAAGGAGGCCCGAATAACCAGAACAGTTATTGCATTCTGTTGCGTGTTGAAGGCACGACCAAGGAGTAAAACATAAAACCTACGCTGAGCATTGTGACGATTTGTTTTGAGAACCCGAGTGAACTAAAGTCTACTTTGCAGAGTGTCTCTTCTATCTATAACGCATCCTTTATGGAACAGATTGTTATCGATGGTTCGAAGTCAGGCTCGTGTGATGCCGTCATAGACGAAAACCAGTGGATTGATATAGTTGTGCGTGAATTAGATGCTGGAAAATTCGATGCCATGAATAAAGGAGTGCGCGTTGCGACTGGGCGCTATATACTTTTCTTGAATAGTGGTGACACGCTGGTAGAATGTGCACGGGAACAGTTTCGAGGAATAATGGATCGCTTGGATGCTGAGACTAAGCCGGTGCTATTCTACGGGGGGGTCGTCTTCCAAGTGGGTACAAGGCTCTTTTTATCAGTTCCGCCAGACCCATATTTTCTTAAAAGAGGACGATCTCGTCACCTTCCCTCGCATCAGGCTACTTTTTATCCAAAAGAATTTCTTCTGGAATATCAGTACGAACCAACCTATACCAGCGCTGCAGACACCGCAGTGGCTATTGAGGCAATTCGCTTGCTGCCAGTTATATCGTTGTGTGTCCCAATTGCAATATTTAGGTTGGGAGGGATTTCTAATGTACAGCCACACTTTCATGATCTGTTTAAACATCAAGAAGAATGGTGCCGAGCTAGGAAAGTCCGCGGTATCCGTAGGATCCGGTACATAGGGAAGTCCGTGGCTAAGTTCTTCATAATGAAGGTTATTGGTTGGCAACGATATTACTATTTCTCCTTGAGAGTGAAGCCTTGGCGGTTCCGGCTTTTGCAGGAAGTTTTAAAGGTGAAAGATGATAGATGAAAAGAATCTAAAGTGTATAGAATCAAAATCAACCGTATACGAGTTATTCGGGATTCCTGGAAGTGGGAAAACTTTCCTCGCGAATCGGCTTATCAAAGCACTTGATCCACAGGTCAAATTTGGCGCGACTTCGATGAAAGTAGGGCTTGAGCCACGGGTGCTCCGAGTCTTCAAGAAAATACTATTAGTACTGCTTGGTGTGGTGACTAGACCAGCAATCGTAATTCAATTATACCACATCTTGCGCTTGTACCCTCAGACAGGGCCTTTTTCAATGGCTAAGGTCGCGTTCAACTGGCTCTATATAGCCGGTGCGATCGTTCGCGATGATCGGTCTTCTAGTATTGTGGTGCTTGATCAAGGTCTTGCGCAGGCATGCTGGGCAACGGCTTTCTCGGGAAAGCGATGGCCGAATCCCCGTTCCACAGCACGCGTGTTGCGGCGTTTGGTGCGTTGTCTTTCCTTAGACCACCTGTTTATTGTTTCCGTCGAAACCACAAATAGAATCCCCCCTTGGGCAGTTTGTCTCTATGGCAAAAGGGGCTCCACGAGCCCCTTGGACCGAAAACCAATTGGCAATCTATCGTTAGCCATTGAGACTACAAAGCATATCCGATCAGTTGTTGATATAGCAGCGAATCAAAGTGCTCATATCAGTGTGTTACCGATTCACAATATGGGCTCGGGATTAACAAGTCCATGTATAAAGGATCTAATATCCAGCTGTTCTCATTGAACAGGATAAAAGCGGCTTAGGCCGCAAGATTGGGGGAATTCCATTGTGCGTCAGATCACCGTAGCTTTTTTCATAGTGGCTAGGCCCCGGCTGACCGGGGCTCAGAGAGTAATCAGCAATCTCCTCCAGGAACTGGCAAATAGACCTGAGTTGCGAGTCATCCTAATATGTACGGATGGTAACACGCCCATAGCCGAACGCGCAAAACGAAGTGATATAGAGCACATTGAGATGCCTTATCCCAAACGGCTAGACACTTTTGGGGGAAGACTTCTGGCATTGCGGAACTCACTTATCGCTTTTCCTGATTTTGTCCGCTATCGGTCGCAGATGCGTGACGTGGTGAAATCGCTGAGGCCGGATCTTATCTTTGCTGGCAATACTCGTGCTCTTCTTCCACTCGTCTTGCAGCCAGCAGTTCGGTGCCCCTTAGTATGGAACATATTTCTGGGGCGGCGGTCACGAGGAGTATGGTGGTTGCTGAACGAAATTACGCTAAGAGCCGCAGACGCAATAGTTACGGAGTATACGAATCAGGCGAGTGATAACCTGACCCGGCGGCAATTTCAGCGGTTCCGACACAAAATTCACACAATAGTCACGGCGATAGAGCTTCCTGCTAATACTCAGTTGCCAAGTAATATTACGCCGAAGTCCGCTTCTTGGACGGTCGGGTTTGCTGGAACGCTTTGTCACCGAAAGGGGCTTGATCTATTTCTTAACGCGGCCGTCGAAATGGATAGACTAGATCGCAAGCATCCTGTCCGGTTTTTTATCGCAGGGGAAACTTCTACAACTGACCAGGGCCAGTATTTGGAAACCCAAAAGCGTCATATTTCGGTCTCTGGCGCTGAAGTTCATTTTCTCGGTTGGGTCGATCAAATGGAGTGGTTTTATTCGAATATCGATATTTTCGTCCTCTCCTCACGGGAGGAAGGTATGCCGGGCGTCGTTAGAGAGGCTATGGCGCGTGGGATTCCAGTAGTCGCCACAAATGTAGGAGGCGTTCGAGATGCATTAGGTGACGATAGCCAAGCTGCTGGTATTGTTGTGAAAAGTGAAGATTCAAACGAAATCGCCAATGCACTACTTTCCCTAATGAACGATCCCCAGACCTATCAGCAACTCGCACGACGAGGCCGCAACCGAGCGTCGAGTCTGTTTGCGATTCAGCGTTATGCGGACGACATTTGCGCCTTATTTCTTTCACTGGCGTCCCGCTGAGTGTTTTGTGCAACACTGCTCTTTCGGGGGGGGGGCCGTTTCCAACAGTTGACTCCTCATAGAGTCCGTTGTTCAGGAAGCCCTAACTGGTGCCGTCTCAACTATTCTCTTGTCAAGATAGGAGCTCTAAACGAAATGATTGTTCAAATCGGAAAATACTATTTACCTGAGATCGGAGGGATAGAGAACAACGTTCGACAGGTTGCTCATGCAGCGAGCCATTTTTGCGATAGTGCTGTGCTTTGTATGCGAAAGGGTCACGGTGAACGCATATCGTTTAACGATGTAAGTGTGCAAGTGATTAAATTGCGAAGCTTCGGCTGCTTTTGGCGTCAGGAGATAACCGAAAGCCCAATCCCGTTTCTTAATGGCCTGGAACCTGACATTCTGCAATTTCACTCGCCTAATCCTTTATTGGCATACCCGGTGTGGCTTTATTTGCGGAAAAACCCGCACGTGAGACTTGTGATCTCCCATCATGCTGATTTGCAAAGGCCTGGACCGGTTCGATCTGTCGCAAATCTTGCTTTCCTTCGGTTGTTGGAACGAGCTGATACCATAATTAGTTACACGCGCATTTTCGCGGAACAGTCGCGCGAAATCAGTAGATATGTTGATAAAGTCACGGTACTGCCGCATGGGGTGGCGTTCCCTTCAAAGGAAGACTACGTCCGCGATGAGATTGACATAAGTCGTGCAAAAGGGTTGCGCGTTGGGTTTCTTGGCAGGCTTGAGGCTTGGAAAGGTGTCCAGATTTTGTTCAAAGCGCTTAAGATGTGTCGACCGGAAACCCAGGTCATAGTGGCTGGCGATGGCACGTTTCACACAGCACTAAAAAAACTGGCGGAGCAATTACAGATTCTTGGCCAGGTCGAGTTTATGGGTCATGTTAGCGGTGCGGATAAGGAACAATTCTTCAGCAAAATTGATGTCTTGGCGCTTCCGAGTTTGAACTGCGGTGAATCGTACGGTCAAGCGCTTGTCGAAGCACAACTACGCCAGGTGCCAGTTATCGCGTCCGACCTGCCAACAGGCGTGCGCGAAATATGTGATTACGGTCGCACTGGTCTTTTGTTTCCGCCGGGTAACGCGGGGGCTTTGGCGGGCGCATTGAAGCAGCTCGAGAATACATCGACCTACCGTGATCTTGCTGGCTCTGCGTACCGGCGGGCCGTTTCAAATTATTCTGAGCAAGCAGTCAAGGATCGTCTCAAGGAGTTCTATTTAGAACTAATAGAGCCTCTTGCAAAAATCCCGGACTGACAGCCTATAATGAGCCCAAGAAATCAGACAGTCTGACGGGGCGGTTTATCGAATATCCTTACCACCCAAAGACAAAGGCGATAGGATACAGATATGCGCAAAAGCTACGATACAGCATTCAAAGTGAAGGTAGCGATCGAGGCAGCGAAAGAGCAGGAAACACTACAGGAGCTTTCTGCCCGATTCGAGGTCAGTCCCGGACAGATCTCGCAGTGGAAGCGGCAGCTCCTTGAGGGAGCTGGAGAACTGTTTGAAAGTCCCAACAAAAAGCACAAGCGAGAGCGGGACACAGAGGCCGACCGGGAGCGGTTACTCCAGACGGTAGGGAAGCTCACAGTAGAGAACGAATTCCTAAAAAAGTACAAGGAACTGTACGGGAGCGAGTTCTGATGATCGAGGCTGACCACAAAAAACTCTCGATAGCAGAGCAATGCCGCGTGCTGGACTTCAATCGCTCGGCGTACTATTACGAATGCTCAGACCGGCGTAGTGACGCCGATCTTGAGGATCTGAAGCTCATTCTGACAGTGCTTGGTGAGAAAGCATTCTACGGCTACCGCAAGATTGCCAGGGAGCTGAAGAGTACATATCGGCATATGACCAGCAAGCGGGTGCGGCGAATCATTCATCAGTTTGGACTGCGGGCAATCTACCCCAAGCTCAACCTGAGCAAGCCGCGTAAAGGCCATAACCCGTCTTCAAGTCCGCGAGGTGGAGCTTCTGGAGCGCAAGCTCTCCGAGGTGGAGCAGGAGATCGCCTTCTACGAGGAGGAGATCAAGGCCTTTCAGCGCCGCTATGGCACCATCAGCCCCGAGGCCTACGCCACCGAGCAGGTCCGTATCCTGGCCGAGATGCGCGCCCGCCTGATCAACAAGGAGATCGAGCTTCAGACCTACGGCGAGTTCACCCGCATAGACGATCCCGTGGCGGCCCGCCTGCGGGCCGAGCGGGATCAGCTCCGCCAGGCCATTAACGAGATGGAACGGCGCTACTTCGGCGGGGGCGCTCCCTCGTCGGCCCAGGGGGTCCTGGACGGCATAGACCCCCAGGATATCCCCGAGCTCTCGGTTCGCTTTGGCCGCCTGGAGCGGGAGCTCCGGGTTCAGGCCCGCATTTTTGAGGTCCTCACCCAGCAGTACGAGGTTGCCCGCCTCTCCGCCGACGGCGAGGCCCTGCGGATGCAGATTCTGGAGCTCTCCGAGCCGCCCCAGCTCAAGGCCGGTCCCAGCCGTGCCATCATGGTGATTGTGGCCACCTTCGCCGCAGGCTTTTTTGCGGTCTTTCTGGCCTTTTTCCTGGAGTTCATACAAAACCTCCGGAAAGACCCGGAAGTCACCGCCAAGTTCCGCACATCGGGAAAACCTGCCCGCTCCAACCGGTAACAGGTCGTCGGTGAAGAATAATTTTGGGCAGATGTGCTATACTATATCTATACTGGCACGAGGACTGACACGATGACTGACGCGAGGTTAGCTACATGAAGACATTTACTGCGATCATTGAGCGGGATCGTGATACTGGGTATTATGTTGGTTACGTACCGGAGTTTCCTGGGGCACACAGCCAGGGAGAGACCATCGAGGAGCTTCGGGATAACCTTGTGGAAGTGCTCACTATGCTCATGGAAGATGAGGACCTCCCAAACGAGGTTGAGTTCATCGGTACTCAGCAGATTGTGGTTGCATAACCTGTGGGAAACATACCCGTCCTGAAAGCAACAGAGGTCGTCCGGTTGCTGGAGAAACACGGTTTTCGCGAGGTTCGTCAGAGAGGCTCCCACAAGCAGTTTCGTCGCGATGATGGCAGATCCACAACAGTGCCGGTGCATAAAGGCCGGGATATCTCTCCCACGATACTTCGCAAGATCTGCGCCGACATAGATATGACCATTCACGCCTTCCTGGCGCCTCGATAGCGTGTAGGACAAACAAGCAATTGCCCCTGTACACGCGAGGGATCAGAGGGACTGATCGCGACAGGAAATGCGCTTTCAGTCTGGCGATGCAAAAAAGATCAGAATGAACATTTACACCCCCTAAAACAGGATACCCACAATGCTACGAGATAACACCACCCGCACCACCCGATCCACCATCCTGGCCGCGCTCATGTTCCTGCTCTGTGTTGGCCTCTGTGTATCCCAGGATGCATCGGGCGCCGCCCCCGGCGCAGACAGCCAGGATGCCTCCCAGTTGCGCCGGGTCACCCTGGCCACCACAGACCCCGCCTATCCGGCAACCCCCGGCGATATCTACCGGGTCCGCTTTATGCCCGGCAGCCAGACCGTCTCGCTGGACGTGGTGGTCCAGAGCGATCTCACCGTGGAGCTGGGCGTGGTGGGGAGCTTCTCAGCCCGGAACATGCTCTATAGCGAGCTGCGCGCCGAGATTCGCCGCCGCATCAACGCCGCCTATCCCGGAAGCCAGCCCACGGTGCAAATCCACGCCACGGGGCTCTTTCAGGTGCCCGTAACAGGCGAGGTCTCCGGAGCCTACCGCTACGAAGCCTGGGGCCTCTCCCGCCTGAGCCAGGTGATCTCGGGACGCACCACCGATCGGGCCAGCCTGCGTGCCGTGGAGGTGATCTCCTCCGACGGCAGCTCCAGCCGCTACGATCTCTTCCGGGCCCAACGCTTTGGCGAGCAGGACCAGGACCCCCTGATCCGCCCCGGCGATCAGGTGGTGCTCCACCGGGCCGAGCGGATTGTAACCCTGGGGGGCGAGGTGCAACGCAGCGGTCGCTACGAGCTCCTGGCCGGCGAAGATTTGGAGGAGCTGATCCACCGCTACGGCGACGGCCCCACCCCGGCAGCCGATCTGGAGCAGACTCGCATCATCCGCACCGATCCCCAGCCGGGAGAACCCTCGCGGACCCTCCAGGCCGATCTGAAAGACCTGGCCCGCCGGGACCAGCCCTTTCCGCTGGAAGACGGAGACCAGGTCACGCTCTTTGCCAAGGACGCCTTCCTGCCCGTGGCCTTCTTTGAAGGAGCAGTTCAGGGAACCCAGGAATCAGACCCGGGAACCCAGCCGGGCTACGCCCGGTATCCCCACCGGTTTCGGCCGGGGACGCTCCTCTCCCAGGCTGTGCGTGCCACGGCAGACCGCTTTCTGCCCTCGGCCGATCTCTCCCGGGCCTACGTGATGCGCACCATGGCCCAGGGAGGCGAGGTGATCACCGTGAACCTGGAGGAGCTTCTCTACCAGCGCACGCCCGCAGCCGATATGGAGCTCAAAACAGGAGACCGGATCGTCCTGCCCTTTCGGCAGAACTTTGTCATTGTCAGCGGGGCCGTCCACGCCCCCGGGCGCTATCCCTACGTGCCGGGCCGAACCTACGAGTATTACATGGCCCAGGCTGGCGGCACCGATCGCAACCGTCACATGGGAGATCGCCCCAAGATTCGCACCGTCGATGGCAGCCGCCGCAACAAGAGTGACGAGATCCAGCCCGAGGATACCATCCACTTTTCCACCAACAGCGTGTTT
This genomic window from Alkalispirochaeta americana contains:
- a CDS encoding glycosyltransferase, translated to MTICFENPSELKSTLQSVSSIYNASFMEQIVIDGSKSGSCDAVIDENQWIDIVVRELDAGKFDAMNKGVRVATGRYILFLNSGDTLVECAREQFRGIMDRLDAETKPVLFYGGVVFQVGTRLFLSVPPDPYFLKRGRSRHLPSHQATFYPKEFLLEYQYEPTYTSAADTAVAIEAIRLLPVISLCVPIAIFRLGGISNVQPHFHDLFKHQEEWCRARKVRGIRRIRYIGKSVAKFFIMKVIGWQRYYYFSLRVKPWRFRLLQEVLKVKDDR
- a CDS encoding glycosyltransferase family 4 protein — protein: MLNEITLRAADAIVTEYTNQASDNLTRRQFQRFRHKIHTIVTAIELPANTQLPSNITPKSASWTVGFAGTLCHRKGLDLFLNAAVEMDRLDRKHPVRFFIAGETSTTDQGQYLETQKRHISVSGAEVHFLGWVDQMEWFYSNIDIFVLSSREEGMPGVVREAMARGIPVVATNVGGVRDALGDDSQAAGIVVKSEDSNEIANALLSLMNDPQTYQQLARRGRNRASSLFAIQRYADDICALFLSLASR
- a CDS encoding glycosyltransferase — encoded protein: MIVQIGKYYLPEIGGIENNVRQVAHAASHFCDSAVLCMRKGHGERISFNDVSVQVIKLRSFGCFWRQEITESPIPFLNGLEPDILQFHSPNPLLAYPVWLYLRKNPHVRLVISHHADLQRPGPVRSVANLAFLRLLERADTIISYTRIFAEQSREISRYVDKVTVLPHGVAFPSKEDYVRDEIDISRAKGLRVGFLGRLEAWKGVQILFKALKMCRPETQVIVAGDGTFHTALKKLAEQLQILGQVEFMGHVSGADKEQFFSKIDVLALPSLNCGESYGQALVEAQLRQVPVIASDLPTGVREICDYGRTGLLFPPGNAGALAGALKQLENTSTYRDLAGSAYRRAVSNYSEQAVKDRLKEFYLELIEPLAKIPD
- a CDS encoding transposase; the encoded protein is MRKSYDTAFKVKVAIEAAKEQETLQELSARFEVSPGQISQWKRQLLEGAGELFESPNKKHKRERDTEADRERLLQTVGKLTVENEFLKKYKELYGSEF
- a CDS encoding type II toxin-antitoxin system HicB family antitoxin, whose protein sequence is MKTFTAIIERDRDTGYYVGYVPEFPGAHSQGETIEELRDNLVEVLTMLMEDEDLPNEVEFIGTQQIVVA
- a CDS encoding type II toxin-antitoxin system HicA family toxin — encoded protein: MGNIPVLKATEVVRLLEKHGFREVRQRGSHKQFRRDDGRSTTVPVHKGRDISPTILRKICADIDMTIHAFLAPR
- a CDS encoding SLBB domain-containing protein, whose product is MLRDNTTRTTRSTILAALMFLLCVGLCVSQDASGAAPGADSQDASQLRRVTLATTDPAYPATPGDIYRVRFMPGSQTVSLDVVVQSDLTVELGVVGSFSARNMLYSELRAEIRRRINAAYPGSQPTVQIHATGLFQVPVTGEVSGAYRYEAWGLSRLSQVISGRTTDRASLRAVEVISSDGSSSRYDLFRAQRFGEQDQDPLIRPGDQVVLHRAERIVTLGGEVQRSGRYELLAGEDLEELIHRYGDGPTPAADLEQTRIIRTDPQPGEPSRTLQADLKDLARRDQPFPLEDGDQVTLFAKDAFLPVAFFEGAVQGTQESDPGTQPGYARYPHRFRPGTLLSQAVRATADRFLPSADLSRAYVMRTMAQGGEVITVNLEELLYQRTPAADMELKTGDRIVLPFRQNFVIVSGAVHAPGRYPYVPGRTYEYYMAQAGGTDRNRHMGDRPKIRTVDGSRRNKSDEIQPEDTIHFSTNSVFFFVGPIATIVSTATSIVLLYLNLSD